The stretch of DNA GTTCCGTCGCTCCCCTGCCGAAATTGCAGCAGTTACTTGCCGGTTTTCTTTCCAGCTGGATCTGCTCGTTCCTAAGTCTGACCGTGGACATGCTGTACATCCGTTTCGGTTGTCAGATCTCCCTTGGCGGCCGTGAATGGGCAGGTTTGTGCGCATGTTTGATGGCATCGTTCGCCACGAGCGCGTTTGGCACATTAATCGGCGCATTGCCGGGTATTCCCGCAGGCGCCAAGCAGGGATTGTGTACGGCTCTGGCTTGCATTCTTTCACTGTTTTCCGGTTTGTATGGTTCGTTCGCCATGGCTCTGAGCGATCAGATAGCGCAGCACGCGCCCATATTGAGCACATTGAATCCGGCACAGCAGGTAACGAACCTGTTCTACGACATTCTGTATTACGACAGTTTCCGGCCGTTCCTCACCACGGTGGGCGTGCTGGCTGCAATGAGCCTGGTCTGCCTTGCCGTGGCGACCGTTCTGTTGAGGAGGCAGCGCTATGAACACCTGTAAAGCCGCGATGCGCATTCTCAAGGCGCGCAAATTGTATGTGATCATCTATTTGGTGCTGATCGGCACGATGATGTTCTCAATCAGCTGGCAGATCATGCGAGGCTCCTCAACTGCCGGAGCGTCGACGTATGAGCCGAAATCAGCCCGCATCGCAGTGATCGACCGTGATAATGACGCTGACCATGTGGCGGAATCGTTGCGTTCCTATCTCGCCTTGGATGGTGAGATGGTCGACATTGACGACGATTCCGTATCATTGCAGCAGGCTGTCGCATCGAATTATGTTGATTTGATTGCGATTGTTCCAGAAGGTTTCGCCGAGCACTATTTACAGTACGTGGACGGCGGCACGGATGCGCAGCCAACCATCGATACCGTGGTCAGCTATGCTTCCGGGGCTGGATCCTTGGCCCAGCTGGAAGTCAACGAATTCCTTTCTTTGACGCGTACCTCCTATCTTGGTCTGCCGCAATCGCAACGCGAACTCGGCACCGCCATGACAACGGTGTTGGATGTTGCCAACGACGATACGAAACAATCACATATCGCCGTGGTGTCTTCGTCTTTCGAAGATGAAAGCACAGCCATGCTGGGTACGTCGGCATTCGCAGGCACGATCAAAACCGGCCTGTATCCGCTGCTGCTGGTCATGCCGATATGCACGTTCCTGGTGGTCAGCACGTTCAACGACAGCGAGATCAGGCGCAGACTCTACTCGTCGCCCGCACGCACGGTATCGTTGGAATCGCAGCAAATGTTGACATGCGGAGCGTTCGGTCTGCTGGTATGCGTGGCCTACATTGCGGTGACGTTTCTGCTGATGATGTTGGCCGGAGTCTCCTTTGACGGGCTCACCATCATAAATGTCGGACTGGCATTCGTGTCGCTGCTGACTTACACGTTCATGGCGATCGCATGCGGCTTTCTGCTGGGATCGACAGGCTTCAACGAAATGGCTACGAATGGCTTCGCCAACGTGTTCGCTCTGCTGGTCATGTTCACGTCCGGCATGGCGTTCCCCGTTGATATGATGCCCGACCCAATGATCCTCATCGGCAAACTGCTGCCAGGATGGTGGCTTTGCTCGTCGATAGATTATGCGTTCGGGCTTGGCACGGCTTCCTCGCATGGCGTGGACTACGGCATGTGGGCATGCGATACCGGCTTGGTGGCGTTGTTCGCAGCGGCGTTCATCTGCCTTGGTCTGGCATTGGGACGTATCCACCGTGCGCGCCCGACGTTGGCCTCGCCCGCCACCACCCAACTGGTGCGATAACGGCCCAGTCACAGGTCCGTGTCTATACATAGCACGACCAAACGGCCTATTTGAGCACGACCAACGATGTCCATCCTTCAATGCCATAGTGCCGACAGTGGCTGACCGCATGATCATGTGATCCGTGAAATCACCGACGCCAACCGCGAATATCGAGAAGGCAAGGCCGTAGAATATCGTATCGCGCTTGGAAGGGTTCGATCCAGTAAACGCGGTTCCACATACTGCAGATTGCCGCAGCTAGTTGAGCTGCCGTATCAGCGCATGAAATCAACAAAGCCCGTGTCATACTGCATTGCACAGTGTGACACGGGCTTTGTTATTTGCTGATCTCAATCATGTGATTATTTATTTCATGAGATTACGCAGCACATACTGGAGGATGCCTCCGTTGCGGTAGTAGTCGGCCTCGCCTGGGGTGTCGATGCGCACGACCGCGTCGAATTCGGTTGTGGAACCGTCTTCGTGGGTGGCAGTGACATGCACCGTCTTCGGAATAATGCCATTGTTGAATTCTTCAACGCCGGCAATATCGTATGTTTCAGTACCGTCGAGGCCGAGGCTCTCATAGGATTCGCCTGCGGGGAACTGCAACGGCAGCACGCCCATGCCAATCAGGTTCGAACGGTGGATACGTTCGAAGCTTTCGGTGATAACGGCTTTGACGCCCAGCATGACAGTTCCCTTGGCGGCCCAATCACGTGAGGAGCCGGTGC from Bifidobacterium catenulatum PV20-2 encodes:
- a CDS encoding ABC transporter permease, with protein sequence MNTCKAAMRILKARKLYVIIYLVLIGTMMFSISWQIMRGSSTAGASTYEPKSARIAVIDRDNDADHVAESLRSYLALDGEMVDIDDDSVSLQQAVASNYVDLIAIVPEGFAEHYLQYVDGGTDAQPTIDTVVSYASGAGSLAQLEVNEFLSLTRTSYLGLPQSQRELGTAMTTVLDVANDDTKQSHIAVVSSSFEDESTAMLGTSAFAGTIKTGLYPLLLVMPICTFLVVSTFNDSEIRRRLYSSPARTVSLESQQMLTCGAFGLLVCVAYIAVTFLLMMLAGVSFDGLTIINVGLAFVSLLTYTFMAIACGFLLGSTGFNEMATNGFANVFALLVMFTSGMAFPVDMMPDPMILIGKLLPGWWLCSSIDYAFGLGTASSHGVDYGMWACDTGLVALFAAAFICLGLALGRIHRARPTLASPATTQLVR